The following proteins are encoded in a genomic region of [Eubacterium] hominis:
- a CDS encoding suppressor of fused domain protein translates to MMKKEIANTLLNIVGGNKKIYRFYDEAEESSIDIYFGIDSPQEGVTTYGTIGLSDYSLGLKLDGNRELRVELIAACESARPEFGNILSSCAFNIINTHYPCFPGVIYPSVISEYYKNSDMKHILLTTPFLWDDLHPLDDEKNHVTWLMAVPISDKELKYAQEYGTDVLEDVFERKDIDVFDLDRKSAI, encoded by the coding sequence ATGATGAAAAAAGAAATAGCAAATACTCTATTAAATATCGTTGGCGGAAATAAAAAAATTTATAGATTTTATGATGAAGCAGAAGAATCCAGTATAGATATATATTTTGGCATAGACTCTCCACAAGAGGGGGTCACAACTTATGGAACGATTGGATTATCGGATTATTCTCTCGGCTTGAAATTGGATGGAAATCGTGAATTAAGAGTGGAACTTATTGCTGCTTGTGAAAGTGCTCGTCCTGAATTTGGAAATATATTAAGTTCATGCGCTTTTAATATTATCAATACACATTATCCATGTTTTCCAGGGGTGATATATCCTTCTGTGATCAGCGAATATTATAAAAACTCTGATATGAAGCATATTTTATTAACGACACCATTTTTATGGGATGATTTACATCCATTAGATGATGAAAAAAATCATGTTACATGGTTAATGGCTGTTCCAATTTCAGATAAAGAGCTTAAATATGCGCAAGAATATGGCACAGATGTATTAGAGGATGTTTTTGAAAGAAAAGATATTGATGTATTTGATTTAGATAGAAAATCAGCGATATAG
- a CDS encoding TSCPD domain-containing protein produces MAEWIISKCSRINCNINIRRTSCADQLACALKKVVEE; encoded by the coding sequence ATGGCAGAATGGATTATCTCAAAATGCAGCAGAATTAACTGTAACATTAACATACGAAGAACTTCGTGTGCCGATCAGTTAGCTTGTGCATTGAAAAAAGTAGTTGAAGAATAA
- a CDS encoding pyridoxamine 5'-phosphate oxidase family protein: MKKLSEDAEKIMIERFGKDTIIALATVENEVPFVRYVNAYYENGAFYIITYALSNKMKHIESNSTVAIAGEWFIAHGKSINLGYFGKDENYRIAEKLKDVFSEWIDNGHNDFDDENTIILCVEITDGLLLSHGTRYEL; encoded by the coding sequence GTGAAAAAATTGAGTGAAGACGCTGAAAAAATAATGATTGAACGCTTTGGAAAAGATACCATCATTGCATTAGCAACTGTAGAAAATGAGGTGCCTTTTGTGCGTTATGTAAATGCCTATTATGAGAATGGTGCATTTTATATTATTACATATGCACTTTCAAATAAAATGAAGCATATAGAAAGTAACTCTACTGTTGCAATAGCTGGTGAATGGTTTATAGCACATGGAAAGAGTATAAATTTAGGATATTTCGGGAAAGATGAAAATTATCGAATTGCCGAGAAATTGAAAGATGTATTTTCTGAGTGGATAGACAATGGGCATAATGATTTTGATGATGAAAATACTATAATTTTATGTGTAGAAATAACAGACGGATTGTTACTCTCACATGGAACAAGGTATGAGCTTTAG
- a CDS encoding virulence RhuM family protein: MTFRKWATSILKDYMIQDYTINQKRLEALNKTIEIQSRIIANALEIDEKDVYDVVMAYTDALNLLVDYDHGCIKKPEGILSTYTLTYKKCRALIDHMKIHKITEYEKKPLNKGFFSFL; this comes from the coding sequence ATAACATTTAGAAAATGGGCTACTAGTATTTTAAAGGATTATATGATTCAAGATTACACTATTAATCAAAAACGTCTTGAAGCATTAAATAAAACTATAGAAATACAATCTCGAATTATTGCTAATGCCTTAGAAATCGATGAAAAAGATGTTTATGATGTTGTTATGGCATATACTGATGCTTTAAATCTTCTAGTTGATTATGATCATGGATGCATTAAAAAACCTGAAGGAATTCTTTCAACATACACACTAACCTACAAAAAATGTCGAGCGCTTATTGATCATATGAAAATTCATAAAATCACTGAATATGAAAAAAAGCCCTTAAATAAAGGCTTCTTCTCATTTTTGTAG
- a CDS encoding virulence RhuM family protein, with protein sequence MDLTCAENALVQGEGSRKIKRKIKFYNLDMIISVGYRV encoded by the coding sequence ATGGATTTAACATGTGCGGAAAACGCACTAGTTCAAGGCGAAGGTTCACGTAAAATCAAAAGAAAAATAAAATTCTATAATCTTGATATGATAATTTCTGTTGGATATCGTGTTTAA
- a CDS encoding NUDIX domain-containing protein: MIEVKFYDNVDDRLLKFAVIISKSNGQWIFCKHKDRNTYEVPGGHREKNELILDTAKRELKEETGAVDFTMKPICVYSVKGKTRVNENVNDETFGMLYYADIYSFEEIHSEIEKIILIDDLVKDWTYPFIQPKLIEEAKRRGVI; the protein is encoded by the coding sequence ATGATTGAAGTTAAATTTTATGATAATGTAGATGATAGATTATTAAAATTTGCAGTTATTATTTCTAAGTCAAATGGGCAATGGATATTTTGTAAGCATAAGGATAGAAATACTTATGAAGTACCTGGCGGACACAGAGAAAAAAATGAACTGATTTTAGATACTGCGAAACGTGAGTTAAAAGAAGAAACTGGTGCCGTAGATTTTACGATGAAGCCTATTTGCGTGTACTCTGTGAAAGGAAAAACCAGAGTAAATGAGAATGTGAATGATGAAACATTCGGAATGCTTTATTATGCGGATATTTATTCATTTGAAGAAATACATAGTGAAATAGAAAAAATCATTTTAATAGACGATTTAGTGAAAGATTGGACTTATCCTTTCATTCAACCTAAATTAATCGAAGAAGCAAAACGTAGGGGAGTTATATAA
- a CDS encoding alpha/beta fold hydrolase, translated as MKYLKGFLNFLTGAFFAILTVLSAILCFSLLVYPTNEYIAVILSITLAFAVAFFLNRQRRKMFKSVPVKKPIFAAVTTAVLAVAMIVVFWIPVDTFESTRTVVNGYGLEPEYIKIHTGDEIAVYVHKPDVPNSEDPILFVTGGPGGYPSHSTKLYLDEYAKLGYTVYTYDPIGCGKSPLPKETSAYSMTHEVEVINDIMKHYNMEQVSLIASSYGGNVVARFIEQYPEQVNAYLSVDTAPIYSMDANCPGQENDTAFMNTVEDVRSNPSNVEPSPITDYTSPRQLIRILYGMNLMKLMGKNDIPYGSCEEYDYMMSIMTSFATNSFAEGGKPTRHMNYLSNILNTASLESSPDFTESLKNKNTPPVLVVQPEFGVVPWQIHHQYSKYFDDVKFVIAPESGHSVWATEIGKDILVRNGDALFKGEAIPDEYTSAENPFPPVQ; from the coding sequence ATGAAATACTTAAAAGGTTTTCTGAATTTTTTAACTGGAGCATTTTTTGCAATTCTGACCGTGCTGTCAGCGATTCTTTGCTTCAGTCTGCTTGTCTATCCCACAAATGAATATATCGCCGTAATCCTCTCCATTACGCTTGCGTTTGCCGTGGCATTCTTTCTAAACAGGCAGCGCAGAAAGATGTTTAAATCTGTCCCTGTGAAAAAGCCGATTTTTGCTGCTGTTACAACAGCAGTTCTTGCGGTAGCTATGATAGTTGTATTTTGGATTCCCGTAGATACATTTGAAAGCACTAGGACGGTTGTTAACGGTTACGGACTTGAGCCTGAATACATTAAAATTCATACCGGCGATGAAATTGCAGTGTATGTGCATAAGCCTGATGTTCCGAACAGTGAAGATCCAATCCTTTTTGTTACTGGCGGACCGGGTGGTTATCCGTCACACAGCACAAAGTTATATCTTGATGAATACGCAAAACTCGGCTATACCGTTTATACCTATGATCCCATTGGCTGCGGCAAGTCGCCTTTGCCGAAAGAAACCTCTGCTTATTCAATGACTCACGAGGTTGAAGTTATAAACGATATTATGAAGCACTACAATATGGAACAGGTGAGCCTTATAGCTTCCTCCTACGGCGGTAATGTAGTTGCGAGATTTATTGAACAATACCCTGAACAGGTAAACGCCTATCTCTCTGTTGATACAGCCCCTATTTATTCTATGGACGCCAATTGTCCCGGTCAGGAAAATGACACGGCATTTATGAACACCGTAGAAGATGTCCGCAGCAATCCGTCAAACGTAGAGCCGTCGCCGATAACGGACTATACATCTCCGAGACAGTTGATACGCATATTGTACGGAATGAATTTGATGAAACTGATGGGCAAGAATGATATTCCTTACGGAAGCTGTGAGGAATACGATTATATGATGAGCATTATGACAAGTTTCGCTACAAACTCTTTTGCAGAAGGTGGAAAACCCACACGGCACATGAATTATCTTTCCAATATACTTAACACAGCTTCACTTGAAAGCTCACCTGATTTCACTGAGAGCCTTAAAAATAAGAACACGCCGCCTGTTTTGGTTGTCCAGCCTGAATTTGGCGTTGTACCGTGGCAGATTCATCATCAGTACAGCAAATACTTTGATGATGTAAAATTTGTAATTGCACCCGAATCAGGACACAGTGTTTGGGCAACGGAAATCGGAAAAGATATTTTAGTACGAAACGGTGATGCCTTATTCAAAGGCGAAGCGATTCCTGATGAATACACATCAGCAGAGAATCCATTTCCTCCTGTTCAGTAG